AGTCGAGTCAGGTTTAGTGGAATTACTGTTAAGTGATTTACAACAATCGGCTGGAGATTTACCATTACTGCAATTTGTTTTAGAGCAGTTATGGGAACACCGCGACCAAAGTACTGGGGAATTAACAGTCTCTGCATATCGGGATAAAATAGGCGGGATTAAGGTAGCGCTAGAACTCAAAGCTCAAGCCGTTTATGATAGTTTATTGCCAGAAGAACAGAAAATAGCGCAATGGATTTTTCTCTCTTTAACTCGTCTCGGACAGGGAACAGAAGACACTAAGAAACAAATCAAAAAATCGCAGTTATTACAAAGTAAATATTCTCCAGTATTAGTAGAAAAAACTTTGCAAAAGTTTATTGATGCTAAACTAATTGTCGTGAACTTACCAGAAGATAAAACAAATATTGGGCAAAGTCGCACGGCCGATCAGATTTCTCAAGAATTAGAACTGATAAAAAGTGAAGTCTCTATAGAAGTAGCTCACGAAATTTTGATTCGCCACTGGTCAAGCTTGCGTTGGTGGCTAGATGAAAACCGCGATCGCTTGTATCAACAAGAGCGTCTAGAAAAGAAACGCAAAGAATGGGAGCAAAAGCACAAACACTCAGATTTTTTACTGCAAAAAACTCAACTCACAGAAGCAGAAGCATACTATCAAAAATACAAAGATTATCTCACACCCCAAGAGAAAGAATATATTCAAGCTAGTAAACAAGCGCGGCGAAAAAATCGTTTCTTACTAGGTAGTACCAGTACTATTACATTATTATTAATTGTTGCTTCTGGTATAGTTGCTTGGCAACAACAACAGCAGAATCAGTTGGCTCAACTTATCCGCTATAGCTCATTTAATATTATTACCCCAGATATTGCTAAAACTACAATTAATAGTCTATCGGCACTGCTAAATAATGCAGACCAACATCAAAAAGCTGGTGATATCAATCAAGCATTGGATGACTATCGGCAAATTTGGCGCATTAGTCTTAACTTACAAGAAAAAATTAGCCAAGAACCACAAAAATTTGCTGATATTTTAAGTCAAAAAAATATATTGCAACAAGCATCGCAACAAGCTGAAAAATCCTTGGCAGAAATTATTAAAAAAACTAGACTTTCTACTTTAGATGCTGAACTCCACCAAGGTAAATTTGGTGATTTAGTTGAAACTAACTTTGCCAAGTTTGAAAATCAATATACAGGCGCACTCAAAACATCTTATGCAATTTTGATGCGCGAACAAGGTGCGAAAGCTGATGTAAATAATGATGGTTATCTGACAGAAGGAGAAGAAAAACTTCTACCCTGTGCAACTCTTAAAGATATAGAAGAATTGTGGCGCAAATATACAGAAAACCGCTGTAATTGGGAGGATGAATCTACTTGTAGAGAGTTGCAAGGACAAAACCTCACCATTAAATTATCATTTCCGCCCAGTGCTTATCTTTTAAAACGGCGCTGGGAGGAGTGTCAAGTTATAGCAGGAGGCAGAAGGCAGGAAGCAGAAGGCAGGAGGTAAAAGTCTTACTATGCTTGGTTGGCATTCGTGCTTTTTAAATATCCTTACCTATACTTCTCCTTTGAGTCAATCTAAAAGACGCTCCTAAGTCGCTAACGCTACGCTATCGCAAATCTAAAATCTAAAATTGTTTGACTAACGCAACAGTTCCTCTACTTGATGCTGACTCCACAAGGTTCTATACAGACCTTCTTGTTGCACTAGTTCTATATGATTGCCTGTTTGGACAATTTTACCTTTATCCATGACTAGAATTCTATCAGCGGCGGCGGCGGCAGAAAGTTGGTGGGTGATAAAAATGACAGTTTTGCGGCTAGTTCCACTAGAGAGATTTTTGAGAATTTTGGTGGCCGTTTGATTATCAACGCTAGATAAAGCATCATCCAAAATTAAGACTGGAGCATCAACTAGCATGGCTCTGGCTAAAGCGGTGCGTTGTCTTTGTCCGCCAGATAAGGTGATACCGCGTTCGCCAACTAGAGTTTCGTATTGTTGGGGAAAATTAATAATTTCCGAATGAATCTGAGACATGACAGCTACAGATTCGACATCTTCTTGTTCGCGTACGGGGTCAGCATAGCGAATATTATTTTTGATGGTGGTGCTGAACAAAAAACTATCTTGGGGAACATAGGCGATCGCACTTCGCAAATCTTCTAATACGATTTTGGTAATATCTACCCCATCTAAAAATAATTGTCCAGGCGCAATATCTAACAACCGAGGTAAGGCGTTGGCTAAAGTAGATTTCCCTGAACCAATTGCCCCAACAATGGCTACTGTTTCTCCGGGGACAATTGTAAAATTAAGATGATCTAAGGCAGGTGTCGCCATTTCTGGGTAAGTAAAGCTGAAATTTTTTGCGGTAATTTCGCCTTTTACTTCCGCCAGCGGTAAATGTACAGCATCACCTGTATCTTGAATTTTGGGTGTGACGCTGAAAATCGATTCTAAGCGATCAATACTGACTTCACCGCGTTGATAGGTGGTAATGGTAAAACCTAATAAAGCGGTGGGAAACACGAGTCGTTCTACATAAATTAGCAGTGCTAAAAAGTCACCAACTGCTAAAGTTCCCCCAGAAATACGCGTTGTACCTAACCAAATAATAATTAAAGAACTGATATTAGCTAAACCGCCAATTAACGGAAACAATACATTCCGGCTTTTTGCCAATTGCAGGTTAGCTTTTAATAGCTGCTGATTTTTTTTAGCAAAAGCTTGACGCTCGTTTTCTTCTTGAGCGTAAATTTTAATTAAGGCAATGCCGCTAATATCCTCTTGAATCAGTTCACTAATATCAGAGAGTCTTTCTTGGACAGCGGCTTGTTGTTTGCGTAGGCGATCGCTAAACAAATGCACCAACAAAAACATGAAGGGGTACACTGCTAAAGAATACAGTGTCATGTCTCGGCTAATTGTCAGCATTACAGGCAGTGTCAAAGTGTAAGCAAAAAAAGTATTGGCTAAACTTAGCACCGCGAAACCCAACAAGCGCCGGATATTTTCGACATCGCTGGTAGCGCGACTAATCAAATCCCCAGCGGTATTCGTCGCAAAATAAGCCGGTTCTAACTTGAGTAAATGTTCAAAAATCCGTTGTTTTAGGTCAAATTCTACCTGTCGTCCTACGCCAAATAGCCAGATACGAGAAGCCATGCGGATTAACCACATTGCCGAACTCAACAAAATGATGATTACAACATAATGTAGTAGTTGGTTCCAGCTAAATTGAGTTGAAAGTTTATCAACACAGCCACGAATTAACCAAGGAATATAAACGCCCAAACCATTGACAGACAACAAAGCAAAAATGCCTAATGTTGCCTCTACCCAATGAGGACGCAGGTAAGCACCGAGTTTAGCTAGTCGTCGAGATTTTGCCATTACAGCAATTTTGCAACTCCATCATCCTAAAACAAACGGATCGTAGGTTTATATTTTATCTACAAAGAATTCAGGAGTGTGTGGTCAGAATTCAGTAGAGAAAATTATTTTCTGAATTCTCCATTCTGAATTCAGGTTTTTAAATAAGGCCAGCCACTAGGGCGTAGCGTTGTGGCCTTGTTAATTTTACTTTTTTAACCCTAGGACTGGCGACCACGCAAGAAAAAGTAAACTTGGTTGAGGTAACTTTCCCAAACTTGGGTGGTAAGTTGGAGTGTTTCCGCACTGGGTACAAAGTCTTCCAGTCGCAAACCTCTTTCGCGAATTTGCTGTGGATTTTGTAATAGGTAAGGTGGAATTTGGAGATCGAAAGAGTTGAAAGCAATTGCCTTTAGCCCTAGTGTACTATTTACATCACTAGTTGTAGTTCCTGGTGCTAATGCTACGAGAACTTCCGAGCCAGTCGCCCCTTCTGGCAAATAATTTCTGACTATTTCCTGATTTGCTACAGTGGGATTAACAACTGCGGCAATTGGTGTTCTTACCAAAAAATAAGCGATCGCTGGTGTACTAGACAACAGCAAAATTGTCAACGCCCAACCAATTAAATATCCTCCTGGTTTATCTATCCCTCCACCCTTAATTTTTTGGGCGGCAAAAATCATCATTAATACTGATGCTCCCAAAGGCTTGAGGGGGAATGATATCACCCTCCATAAAGATGCCACAGCTGGTTCGTTGGGGTTAACGAACGACAAAGCTAGGACAACCAAAATAATTACTAGGACTACTCGCCCAGCAAATGTTCCTTGAGGATAGAACCTCTGGAACAACGAATATACGATAGTGCCAACAAGCAGCCACAAAAGTACGCGGCTCAACAATATGAACATAGATTAACTCTCAAATTTTCTAGTGCGATCAGCCTAGGGTTTGGAGCAAGATGTGTATTTGACCGTCAAATTGTAATCGGACTTTTACTTGACTGCAAATATTACCACCCTCACACCTAATGACTACCGTCGTAGTGATTTTAGAGCAATTTTTTGACACTGCGTCTATTATTTATAATTTTCCAGGTGAGTCAATAAATTAGGGGTGTAAGGGTATGGGGGTGTAAGGTTTGGGCTTTAGGGGAAATATAACCTGTGTTGACTTACTTTTGTCTCAGTTTCCGGCAAATTTTTTTCCCCAATACCCATACATCCCTACATCCCTACACCCATAATTAATTGAGCAATTGTCAACTCAGAGGGGAAAAACTATGTCGCCGGAAAAGCCCAGCATTTTAGTCACGGGGGGAGCAGGATATATCGGTTCCCATACGGTGCTTGCTCTTAAGCAAGCTGGTTATGACGTGGTAATACTTGATAACCTGGTTTACGGACATCGAGAGTTGGTAGAAAAGATTTTAAAAGTAGAACTAGTAGTGGGTGATACAGGCGATCGCCCTTTATTGGATGAATTATTTAACACCCGTAAGTTTGCGGCTGTGATGCACTTTTCTGCTTATGCTTACGTAGGCGAGTCGGTGACTGACCCAGCAAAATATTACCGCAACAATGTGGTCGGCACTTTGACTTTATTAGAAGCAATGCTGGCTGCGTCAATTAATAAATTCGTCTTTTCTTCCACCTGTGCCACCTACGGAGTCCCAGAAGTCGTCCCAATTCCCGAAAACCATCCCCAACACCCAATTAACCCCTATGGGGCTACTAAGCTGATGGTGGAGCAAATTCTCTCTGATTTTGATGTCGCTTATAAATTAAAGTCAGTGCGGTTCCGCTACTTTAATGCGGCTGGGGCGAATCCTGATGGTTTGCTGGGCGAAGACCACAACCCAGAAACTCATTTAATTCCTTTGATATTGCTGACAGCTTTAGGTAAGCGGGAGTCTATCTCGATTTTTGGGACAGATTACCCCACACCTGATGGTACTTGTATTCGTGATTATATTCATGTTAATGATTTAGCCGATGCCCATGTTTTGGGACTGGAATATTTATTAAAGGGTGGCGATAGCGAAGTATTCAATTTAGGTAATGGGAGTGGCTTCTCTGTGCGAGAAGTGATTGCGGCGGCTGAGTCGGTGACGGGGTTAGCTATTCCCATTCAAGAATGCGATCGCCGTCCTGGTGATCCACCTGTTTTAATTGGTAGTAGTGAAAAAGCGAGAAATATCCTCGGCTGGCGATCGCAATATCCCTCTATCCAAGATATTGTGACTCATGCCTGGCAGTGGCATCAAAAGCGACACAGTTGAAGAAGGCAGGAGGCAGAGGGCAGGAGGCAGGAAGAGTTTTAATCCTCTCTTAATTTTTCCTTCTACCCCCTGCTTTCCTCAATAACTAACTTCTTCTTGTCTTTTGTAGGACAACAAAGAAAATACCAATAAGTGCCAAACCGGGAATTGCGATCGCCCAAACTGGTAAAGTGCTAGTGGTTTCTTGAGCTACATTACTGTTGACATTCTGTACTGATTGGGTATTAGCAGTACCAGCCGCGACGGTGACTTCAAACTTGAGATTAAAAGGCTTGAAACTTGCGCCTTTTGCGGGTTTACCATTTAGCTGTAATTGATAAATGCCGGGTTTTGGGAAAGTAATTGCGGCTCCGGGAATACCTTGGAAGCGTTCAGCGGCTACGGGTTGTAAGGATGGTTCGAGTAGGGCTGGCTCACTGGGGGTGTGGGGTTCGGCGTAAACTGCTAATCGGCAATTACATT
This window of the Nostoc sp. HK-01 genome carries:
- a CDS encoding ABC transporter-related protein translates to MAKSRRLAKLGAYLRPHWVEATLGIFALLSVNGLGVYIPWLIRGCVDKLSTQFSWNQLLHYVVIIILLSSAMWLIRMASRIWLFGVGRQVEFDLKQRIFEHLLKLEPAYFATNTAGDLISRATSDVENIRRLLGFAVLSLANTFFAYTLTLPVMLTISRDMTLYSLAVYPFMFLLVHLFSDRLRKQQAAVQERLSDISELIQEDISGIALIKIYAQEENERQAFAKKNQQLLKANLQLAKSRNVLFPLIGGLANISSLIIIWLGTTRISGGTLAVGDFLALLIYVERLVFPTALLGFTITTYQRGEVSIDRLESIFSVTPKIQDTGDAVHLPLAEVKGEITAKNFSFTYPEMATPALDHLNFTIVPGETVAIVGAIGSGKSTLANALPRLLDIAPGQLFLDGVDITKIVLEDLRSAIAYVPQDSFLFSTTIKNNIRYADPVREQEDVESVAVMSQIHSEIINFPQQYETLVGERGITLSGGQRQRTALARAMLVDAPVLILDDALSSVDNQTATKILKNLSSGTSRKTVIFITHQLSAAAAADRILVMDKGKIVQTGNHIELVQQEGLYRTLWSQHQVEELLR
- a CDS encoding UDP-glucose 4-epimerase, with amino-acid sequence MSPEKPSILVTGGAGYIGSHTVLALKQAGYDVVILDNLVYGHRELVEKILKVELVVGDTGDRPLLDELFNTRKFAAVMHFSAYAYVGESVTDPAKYYRNNVVGTLTLLEAMLAASINKFVFSSTCATYGVPEVVPIPENHPQHPINPYGATKLMVEQILSDFDVAYKLKSVRFRYFNAAGANPDGLLGEDHNPETHLIPLILLTALGKRESISIFGTDYPTPDGTCIRDYIHVNDLADAHVLGLEYLLKGGDSEVFNLGNGSGFSVREVIAAAESVTGLAIPIQECDRRPGDPPVLIGSSEKARNILGWRSQYPSIQDIVTHAWQWHQKRHS